One genomic segment of Brassica napus cultivar Da-Ae chromosome A3, Da-Ae, whole genome shotgun sequence includes these proteins:
- the LOC111214679 gene encoding 1-aminocyclopropane-1-carboxylate synthase 9 gives MKQLSTKVTSNAHGQDSSYFLGWEEYEKNPYDEIKNPNGIIQMGLAENQLCFDLIETWLAKNPDAAGLKKDGQSIFKELALFQDYHGLPEFKKALAEFMEEIRGNRVTFDPSKIVLAAGSTSANETLMFCLAEPGDAFLLPTPYYPGFDRDLKWRTGAEIVPIHCSSSNGFQITESALQQAYQQAQKLDLKVKGVLVTNPSNPLGTMLTRRELNLLVDFITSKNIHLISDEIYSGTVFGFEQFVSVMDVLKDKKLENSEVSKRVHVVYSLSKDLGLPGFRVGAIYSNDEMVVSAATKMSSFGLVSSQTQYLLSALLSDKKFTGTYLNENQKRLKIRQKQLVSGLEAAGVTCLKSNAGLFCWVDMRHLLDTNTFEAELELWKKIVYEVKLNISPGSSCHCTEPGWFRVCFANMSEETLDLAMKRLKEYVESTDSRRLISKSSHERIKSLRKRTVSNWVFRVSWTDRVPDER, from the exons atgAAACAGTTGTCGACAAAAGTGACAAGCAATGCTCATGGACAAGACTCTTCCTACTTCTTGGGATGGGAAGAATACGAGAAGAACCCTTACGACGAAATCAAGAACCCTAATGGTATTATTCAAATGGGTCTTGCCGAAAATCag CTATGTTTTGATCTCATAGAGACATGGTTAGCTAAGAATCCGGACGCAGCCGGGCTCAAGAAGGACGGCCAATCCATTTTCAAAGAACTTGCTCTCTTCCAAGATTATCATGGCCTACCCGAGTTCAAGAAG GCTTTGGCAGAGTTTATGGAGGAAATAAGAGGTAATAGAGTAACATTTGATCCAAGCAAGATTGTCCTAGCTGCTGGTTCAACCTCTGCCAACGAAACTCTCATGTTTTGTCTAGCGGAACCCGGAGATGCTTTTCTTTTACCCACTCCTTACTATCCAGG ATTTGATAGGGATTTGAAATGGAGAACGGGAGCAGAGATCGTACCCATTCATTGCTCGAGCTCTAATGGGTTCCAAATAACAGAATCAGCTCTTCAACAAGCTTATCAACAAGCTCAGAAGCTTGATCTTAAGGTCAAAGGAGTTCTTGTTACCAACCCATCTAACCCACTTGGCACAATGTTGACCAGAAGAGAACTTAACCTACTCGTTGACTTCATTACTTCCAAAAACATTCATCTCATAAGCGACGAGATCTATTCAGGTACAGTTTTCGGGTTCGAACAATTCGTTAGTGTCATGGATGTCTTAAAAGACAAAAAACTCGAGAACAGCGAAGTCTCCAAAAGGGTTCACGTCGTTTACAGTCTTTCCAAAGATCTAGGCTTACCCGGTTTTCGCGTTGGAGCAATATACTCCAACGACGAAATGGTTGTTTCGGCTGCGACAAAAATGTCGAGTTTCGGCCTCGTTTCTTCCCAAACACAGTACCTTCTCTCTGCACTGCTTTCCGACAAGAAGTTCACAGGAACATACCTCAACGAGAACCAGAAAAGACTCAAGATTCGTCAAAAGCAACTCGTGTCCGGTCTTGAAGCTGCAGGGGTTACTTGTCTTAAAAGCAACGCTGGTTTGTTTTGTTGGGTCGACATGAGACATCTCTTGGACACAAACACATTCGAAGCAGAGCTCGAGCTATGGAAGAAGATTGTATATGAAGTGAAACTGAACATTTCACCCGGTTCATCGTGTCATTGTACTGAACCGggttggtttagggtttgtttcGCTAACATGAGTGAAGAGACACTCGATTTGGCGATGAAAAGGCTCAAAGAATACGTAGAGTCAACAGATAGTAGGAGATTGATATCAAAGAGCAGCCATGAGAGGATCAAGAGTTTGAGGAAGAGGACTGTCTCTAACTGGGTTTTCCGGGTGTCATGGACCGACCGTGTACCTGATGAACGATGA